One stretch of Lysobacter sp. TY2-98 DNA includes these proteins:
- a CDS encoding riboflavin synthase, producing the protein MFTGIIEGVGAIAAVEPRGGDVRLRVATGTLPFDDVRLGESIAVNGVCLTVVAFDAASFEADASTETLSLTTLGRLGIGATVNLERAMRPNDRLGGHLVSGHVDGVGTVVSVHDDARAQRWRFSAPAALLRYIAKKGSICVDGVSLTVNEVDADGFEVALVPHTVSHTAFASTQAGDAVNLEIDLVARYVERLLTGERA; encoded by the coding sequence ATGTTCACCGGCATCATCGAAGGCGTCGGCGCAATTGCCGCCGTCGAACCGCGCGGCGGCGACGTCCGCCTGCGCGTGGCTACCGGCACGCTCCCATTCGACGACGTGCGCCTCGGTGAGAGCATCGCCGTCAACGGCGTCTGTCTCACGGTGGTCGCGTTCGACGCGGCGTCGTTCGAGGCCGATGCATCGACCGAAACGCTGTCGCTCACCACGCTCGGCCGCCTCGGCATCGGTGCGACGGTGAACCTCGAACGCGCGATGCGTCCGAACGATCGCCTCGGCGGGCATCTCGTCAGCGGCCACGTCGACGGCGTGGGCACCGTCGTGTCCGTGCATGACGACGCGCGTGCGCAGCGCTGGCGCTTTTCCGCGCCGGCCGCACTGCTGCGCTACATCGCGAAGAAGGGTTCGATCTGCGTCGACGGCGTCAGTCTGACCGTCAACGAAGTCGATGCCGACGGCTTCGAGGTGGCGCTGGTGCCGCACACCGTGTCGCATACCGCGTTCGCATCCACGCAGGCCGGTGATGCGGTGAACCTCGAGATCGACCTCGTCGCTCGTTACGTCGAGCGCCTGCTGACCGGAGAGCGCGCATGA
- the ribB gene encoding 3,4-dihydroxy-2-butanone-4-phosphate synthase encodes MSFAPIPELLEEIRAGRMVVIVDDEDRENEGDLIMAAELVRPQDINFMVTHARGLVCLSLTRERCRQLGLPPMVRDNTSPHHTNFTVSIEAAEGVTTGISAYDRAHTVRTAVRPDASADDLSQPGHIFPLMAQPGGVLSRAGHTEAASDLALLAGMEPAGVLVEILNPDGSMARRPELEAFAREHGLKMGSIEELIRYRLENEHTVERVETRAIDTEHGPFTLAVYRDRVSHALHYALVRGDVDPATPTLVRVHMLNPLADALHWRRADFGPAVGDVLARIADEGRGALVLLSESSSADALLARIREQPLEDAERGGLAEWRRNGAGAQILADLGLGRLRVIGTPRKQIGLAGFGLEVVEYVDPAR; translated from the coding sequence ATGAGCTTCGCACCGATTCCCGAGCTGCTCGAAGAGATCCGCGCCGGGCGCATGGTCGTCATAGTCGACGACGAGGATCGCGAGAACGAAGGCGACCTGATCATGGCCGCGGAGCTGGTGCGGCCGCAGGACATCAACTTCATGGTCACGCATGCGCGCGGCCTGGTCTGCCTGTCGCTGACGCGCGAGCGCTGCCGCCAGCTCGGCCTGCCGCCGATGGTGCGCGACAACACCTCGCCGCACCACACCAACTTCACCGTCTCGATCGAGGCAGCGGAAGGCGTAACGACCGGTATTTCTGCGTACGACCGCGCACACACCGTGCGCACCGCCGTGCGCCCCGACGCAAGCGCCGATGATCTCAGCCAGCCCGGCCACATCTTCCCGTTGATGGCGCAACCGGGCGGCGTGCTGAGCCGCGCCGGTCACACAGAAGCGGCGAGCGATCTCGCGTTGCTCGCCGGCATGGAGCCGGCCGGCGTGCTCGTCGAAATCCTCAATCCCGATGGTTCGATGGCGCGACGCCCGGAGCTCGAGGCGTTCGCGCGCGAGCACGGTCTGAAGATGGGCTCGATCGAAGAGCTGATCCGCTACCGCCTCGAGAACGAACACACCGTCGAACGCGTGGAGACGCGCGCCATCGATACCGAGCACGGCCCGTTCACGCTTGCCGTCTACCGCGACCGCGTCAGCCATGCGCTGCACTACGCGCTCGTGCGCGGCGACGTCGATCCGGCGACGCCGACGCTGGTGCGTGTGCACATGCTCAATCCGCTCGCCGACGCGCTGCACTGGCGTCGCGCCGACTTCGGGCCGGCGGTCGGCGACGTGCTCGCGCGCATCGCCGACGAAGGCCGCGGCGCGCTGGTGCTGCTGTCGGAGTCGTCGAGCGCCGACGCGCTGCTCGCGCGTATCCGCGAACAACCGCTGGAGGACGCCGAGCGTGGCGGCCTCGCCGAATGGCGTCGCAACGGGGCCGGTGCGCAGATCCTCGCGGACCTCGGCCTGGGCCGGCTGCGGGTGATCGGCACGCCGCGCAAGCAGATCGGCCTGGCCGGCTTCGGTCTGGAAGTCGTGGAATACGTCGATCCGGCGCGCTGA
- the ribH gene encoding 6,7-dimethyl-8-ribityllumazine synthase gives MPHLEGDLRSPAGARYAIIASRWNPRITDTLVAGARKTFVDHGVDDAAVDVIRVPGAWEIPVAAARVAHAGAHVAIVALGCVVRGDTRHYEQVADGCSDGLMRVSLDHRVPVANGVLAVERFEDAEARAGGSHGNKGEEAALVAIEMAHLLTQLPGANE, from the coding sequence ATGCCGCACCTCGAAGGCGACCTGCGCAGCCCCGCGGGCGCGCGCTACGCCATCATCGCCAGCCGCTGGAACCCGCGCATCACCGACACGCTGGTCGCCGGCGCGCGCAAGACGTTCGTCGACCACGGCGTCGACGATGCGGCGGTCGACGTGATCCGCGTGCCCGGCGCGTGGGAGATTCCGGTCGCGGCCGCGCGGGTCGCGCATGCGGGTGCGCACGTCGCGATCGTCGCGCTCGGCTGCGTGGTGCGCGGTGATACGCGCCATTACGAGCAGGTGGCGGACGGCTGTTCCGACGGCCTCATGCGCGTGTCGCTCGACCACCGGGTGCCGGTCGCCAACGGCGTGCTCGCGGTGGAGCGGTTCGAGGATGCCGAGGCGCGTGCCGGCGGCAGCCACGGCAACAAGGGCGAAGAAGCGGCGCTGGTCGCCATTGAAATGGCGCACCTGCTGACGCAGCTGCCCGGAGCGAACGAATGA
- the nusB gene encoding transcription antitermination factor NusB produces the protein MNKHPRRDGIDPVLRSRARRRALQAVYAWQLSGAPVRDVIAQFAHEQAREIADLEYFEDLVRGVDAHRDALDEALAPFLDRDIDQVDPVERAVLRIAAYELRMRVDVPYRVVINEAIETAKRFGAEHGHTYVNGVLDHAAAEWRAPEVQAPRRPR, from the coding sequence ATGAACAAGCATCCCCGCCGCGACGGCATCGATCCCGTGCTCCGCTCCCGCGCGCGCCGTCGCGCGCTGCAGGCCGTCTACGCCTGGCAGCTGTCGGGCGCGCCGGTGCGCGACGTGATCGCGCAGTTCGCGCACGAGCAGGCACGCGAGATCGCCGACCTCGAGTACTTCGAAGACCTCGTGCGTGGTGTCGACGCCCATCGCGACGCACTCGACGAAGCACTCGCGCCCTTCCTCGACCGCGACATCGACCAGGTCGATCCGGTCGAGCGCGCCGTGCTGCGCATCGCCGCCTATGAACTGCGCATGCGTGTCGACGTGCCGTATCGCGTCGTCATCAACGAGGCGATCGAAACCGCCAAGCGTTTCGGCGCCGAGCACGGCCACACCTATGTCAACGGCGTGCTCGACCACGCCGCGGCGGAGTGGCGCGCGCCGGAAGTGCAAGCCCCGCGCCGGCCGCGCTGA
- the thiL gene encoding thiamine-phosphate kinase, translated as MRTPGEFDLIERIRRRVVARGDVVLGIGDDAALLAVPADRQLVIAMDTLNAGVHFPHDTRAADIGWKALAVNLSDLAAMGAEPAWCTLSLSLPEADDAWLDAFLDGFSELAAMHHVALVGGDTTRGPLSICVTVHGFVEPGRALRRDGAQAGDDVWVSGTLGDAAASLALRGIGSVNAPRDVSPEVAAALAVRLDRPAPRIALGRALAGLATACIDVSDGLLADAGHISHASGVALAIDIDALPASDTLRDVFEGEARRRLQAAGGDDYELCFTAPADATERVKTLAREIGVGVARVGRVGVGAGVVASTSDGRAWSIARTGFDHFMPSA; from the coding sequence ATGCGCACGCCGGGCGAATTCGACCTGATCGAACGGATCCGCCGTCGCGTCGTCGCGCGTGGCGACGTCGTGCTGGGTATCGGCGACGACGCCGCATTACTCGCGGTGCCGGCGGATCGACAGCTTGTCATCGCGATGGACACGCTCAATGCCGGCGTGCATTTCCCGCACGACACGCGCGCCGCGGACATTGGCTGGAAGGCGCTGGCGGTGAACCTTTCCGACCTCGCCGCGATGGGCGCGGAGCCGGCGTGGTGCACGCTGTCGCTGTCGCTTCCCGAAGCGGACGATGCGTGGCTCGACGCATTCCTCGACGGCTTCAGTGAGCTCGCAGCGATGCACCACGTGGCGTTGGTCGGCGGCGATACCACGCGCGGGCCGCTGTCGATCTGCGTCACCGTGCATGGCTTCGTCGAACCGGGGCGCGCGCTGCGACGCGATGGCGCGCAGGCAGGCGACGACGTGTGGGTGAGTGGCACGCTGGGCGATGCCGCGGCGTCGCTGGCGCTGCGCGGCATCGGTTCGGTCAACGCTCCGCGCGATGTGTCGCCGGAAGTCGCTGCAGCATTGGCTGTGCGGCTCGATCGCCCAGCGCCGCGCATCGCGCTCGGTCGCGCGCTCGCCGGTCTCGCGACGGCATGCATCGATGTCTCGGATGGTTTACTGGCTGATGCAGGCCATATCTCGCATGCGAGCGGCGTAGCGCTGGCGATCGATATCGATGCGCTTCCGGCGTCCGACACACTGCGCGATGTGTTTGAAGGCGAAGCGCGCCGTCGTCTCCAGGCGGCAGGTGGCGATGACTACGAGCTCTGCTTCACCGCACCTGCGGACGCCACGGAGCGCGTGAAAACGCTTGCACGGGAAATCGGTGTGGGTGTCGCACGCGTCGGCCGCGTTGGAGTCGGTGCGGGTGTCGTAGCGTCGACATCGGATGGACGCGCATGGTCGATCGCGCGAACGGGCTTCGACCATTTCATGCCGAGCGCGTAG
- a CDS encoding uracil-DNA glycosylase family protein — translation MALDALLDSIRACRLCEAHLPLGPRPVLRASTSASLLIVGQAPGTRVHASGVPWDDASGRRLRDWLQVDTAAFYDESRIAIVPMGFCYPGRAGSGDAPPRSECRTTWHPQLLPLLPNVGLTLLIGQYAQAYFLGDRRKQTLTETVRAWREYAPSLVPLPHPSPRNVAWFKANPWFDADVLPMLRERVHGLLGAPALLTPTG, via the coding sequence ATGGCCCTCGACGCCCTGCTGGACTCCATCCGTGCCTGCCGCCTGTGCGAAGCGCATCTGCCGCTCGGCCCGCGCCCGGTGCTGCGGGCATCGACCAGCGCGAGTCTGCTCATCGTCGGGCAGGCACCGGGTACGCGCGTGCACGCCAGCGGCGTGCCGTGGGACGACGCCAGCGGCCGACGCCTGCGCGACTGGCTGCAGGTCGACACCGCGGCCTTCTACGACGAATCACGCATCGCCATCGTGCCTATGGGTTTCTGCTATCCCGGTCGCGCCGGCAGCGGCGACGCACCACCGCGCAGCGAATGCCGGACGACGTGGCATCCGCAGCTGCTGCCGCTGTTGCCCAATGTCGGCCTCACCCTGCTCATCGGCCAGTACGCGCAGGCCTACTTCCTTGGCGATCGACGCAAGCAAACCCTGACCGAGACGGTGCGCGCGTGGCGCGAGTACGCGCCTTCCCTGGTCCCGCTGCCGCATCCGAGCCCGCGCAACGTCGCGTGGTTCAAGGCCAACCCGTGGTTCGATGCGGACGTGCTGCCGATGCTGCGGGAGCGTGTGCACGGGTTGCTCGGCGCCCCAGCGCTACTGACGCCGACCGGTTGA